A region from the Pseudonocardia petroleophila genome encodes:
- a CDS encoding class I SAM-dependent methyltransferase: MTTSTDLSTLGSRHRALWASGDYPAVAADLIPDLGATLVEAAGVTAGQRVLDVGAGTGNAAIPAALTGADVVASDLTPELLDAGAEIAAARGAHLQWVEADAHALPFETGEFDTVLSCVGVMFAPFHERAAGELLRVCRPGGTIGLLSWTPEGFVGRLFATMKPFAPAPPPGASPAPLWGSEEHVRTLLGDGVRELRAERRTTTFAVADSAVAFREWWKTHYGPTIAVYRGLDADRAAELDAAFLRMLEQTRTGGVWDAEYLLVTSVRT; encoded by the coding sequence ATGACCACATCGACGGACCTGTCCACCCTCGGCTCCCGGCACCGCGCCCTCTGGGCGTCGGGCGACTACCCGGCGGTCGCCGCCGACCTCATCCCCGACCTCGGGGCGACGCTCGTGGAGGCGGCGGGCGTCACCGCGGGGCAGCGCGTCCTCGACGTCGGCGCGGGCACCGGCAACGCCGCCATCCCCGCGGCGCTGACCGGGGCCGACGTCGTCGCCTCCGACCTGACCCCGGAGCTGCTCGACGCGGGCGCGGAGATCGCCGCCGCCCGCGGCGCGCACCTGCAGTGGGTCGAGGCCGACGCCCATGCGCTGCCGTTCGAGACCGGCGAGTTCGACACCGTGCTGTCCTGCGTCGGCGTCATGTTCGCGCCGTTCCACGAGCGCGCGGCGGGCGAGCTGCTGCGCGTCTGCCGGCCCGGCGGCACGATCGGGCTGCTCAGCTGGACGCCGGAGGGCTTCGTCGGGCGCCTGTTCGCGACGATGAAGCCGTTCGCCCCCGCTCCTCCCCCCGGTGCGTCGCCCGCGCCGCTGTGGGGCAGCGAGGAGCACGTCCGGACGCTGCTCGGTGACGGCGTGCGCGAGCTGCGGGCGGAGCGGCGCACCACGACGTTCGCCGTCGCCGACTCGGCGGTGGCCTTCCGCGAGTGGTGGAAGACGCACTACGGACCCACGATCGCCGTCTACCGCGGCCTGGACGCCGACCGCGCGGCCGAGCTCGACGCCGCGTTCCTGCGGATGCTCGAGCAGACGCGCACCGGCGGGGTGTGGGACGCGGAGTACCTGCTGGTCACCTCCGTTCGGACCTGA
- the dapA gene encoding 4-hydroxy-tetrahydrodipicolinate synthase, translating into MITGSLVALVTPMREDGAVDHEALAKVVDRAIEGGTAAIVSVGTTGESATLDVAEHTDVIRRTIDVAAGRVPVIAGTGANSTAEAIHLTSAAKRAGADGALLVTPYYNKPPQEGLYRHFRAIAEAVDIPQYLYNVPGRTAVDMLPSTVERLASVHNIVGLKEALGDLDRVRDLVALELPDFALYSGDDGTARASILAGFHGDISVTANVAPEMMARMCAAALAGDAELAALIDGDLAGLHRALFAEPNPIPVKWALAELGLIPPGIRLPLVPLDEVHHDDVRAALRSAGLL; encoded by the coding sequence ATGATCACCGGAAGCCTGGTCGCACTGGTCACCCCGATGCGGGAGGACGGCGCGGTCGACCACGAGGCGCTCGCGAAGGTCGTCGACCGTGCGATCGAGGGCGGCACGGCCGCCATCGTGTCGGTCGGGACGACGGGCGAGTCGGCGACGCTCGACGTCGCCGAGCACACCGACGTCATCCGCCGCACGATCGACGTCGCGGCGGGACGCGTGCCGGTGATCGCCGGCACGGGCGCGAACTCCACCGCGGAGGCGATCCACCTCACGAGCGCGGCGAAGCGGGCCGGTGCCGACGGGGCGCTGCTCGTCACGCCGTACTACAACAAGCCGCCGCAGGAGGGCCTGTACCGGCACTTCCGGGCGATCGCCGAGGCCGTGGACATCCCGCAGTACCTCTACAACGTGCCCGGCCGCACCGCCGTCGACATGCTGCCGTCCACGGTGGAGCGGCTCGCGTCGGTGCACAACATCGTGGGGCTCAAGGAGGCGCTCGGCGACCTCGACCGCGTGCGCGATCTCGTCGCCCTCGAGCTGCCCGACTTCGCCCTCTACTCCGGCGACGACGGCACGGCCCGCGCCAGCATCCTCGCCGGCTTCCACGGCGACATCTCGGTGACGGCCAACGTGGCCCCGGAGATGATGGCGCGGATGTGCGCGGCCGCGCTCGCCGGCGACGCGGAGCTCGCCGCCCTGATCGACGGCGACCTCGCCGGGCTGCACCGGGCCCTGTTCGCCGAGCCCAACCCGATCCCGGTGAAGTGGGCGCTGGCCGAGCTGGGCCTCATCCCGCCGGGCATCCGGCTGCCGCTGGTGCCGCTCGACGAGGTGCACCACGACGACGTCCGCGCGGCGCTGCGGTCCGCGGGGCTGCTGTAG
- the ndk gene encoding nucleoside-diphosphate kinase, which yields MTERTLVLVKPDGVSRKLIGEVLARIERKGLDIVALELRTVDRETAAQHYAEHDGKPFFESLLEFITSGPVLSAVVEGPRAIAAWRQLAGGTDPVEKATPGTIRGDFGLETQFNLVHGSDSPESSAREIKLWFPNL from the coding sequence GTGACTGAACGCACCCTGGTCCTCGTCAAGCCCGACGGCGTCTCGCGCAAGCTCATCGGGGAGGTCCTCGCCCGCATCGAGCGCAAGGGCCTCGACATCGTCGCCCTCGAGCTGCGCACCGTCGACCGCGAGACGGCCGCCCAGCACTACGCCGAGCACGACGGCAAGCCCTTCTTCGAGTCCCTCCTGGAGTTCATCACCTCCGGCCCGGTGCTCTCCGCCGTGGTCGAGGGCCCGCGCGCGATCGCGGCGTGGCGCCAGCTCGCGGGCGGCACCGACCCCGTCGAGAAGGCCACCCCCGGCACGATCCGCGGCGACTTCGGACTGGAGACGCAGTTCAACCTCGTGCACGGCTCCGACTCGCCGGAGAGCTCGGCCCGCGAGATCAAGCTGTGGTTCCCGAACCTCTGA
- a CDS encoding ABC transporter permease, with amino-acid sequence MAAIPTATRSAGRAPTPVGGVLLVVEHFWTWYRRNWRATAVSSILQPLLFLLAFGVGFGSLVGDSGATGGAPYLVWLAPALLAVSAVQSAAFESTYPVLSGFKWQRVYHAMAAGPITPGQVALGQLGWTTAKITGSGAVYIGVIAVFGGVARPTIVLSLLAAALTGAAVAALVTAFAATVESEGAAFNSLFRFVVVPMTLFSGTFFPVDRLPEWIRPVAWISPLWHGTELARDAALGIWRPLAVLGHVAVLAALLAVGTALSVRFFRRRLAL; translated from the coding sequence ATGGCCGCGATCCCCACCGCCACCCGCTCCGCGGGCCGCGCGCCGACGCCGGTCGGGGGCGTGCTGCTCGTCGTCGAGCACTTCTGGACCTGGTACCGGCGCAACTGGCGGGCCACCGCGGTCTCCTCCATCCTGCAGCCGCTGCTGTTCCTGCTGGCGTTCGGCGTGGGCTTCGGGTCGCTGGTGGGCGACTCCGGGGCCACGGGCGGCGCGCCCTACCTCGTGTGGCTGGCCCCCGCGCTGCTGGCGGTGTCGGCGGTGCAGAGCGCGGCGTTCGAGTCGACCTACCCGGTGCTGTCCGGGTTCAAGTGGCAGCGGGTCTACCACGCGATGGCGGCCGGGCCGATCACGCCGGGCCAGGTCGCGCTCGGCCAGCTGGGCTGGACCACCGCGAAGATCACCGGGTCCGGGGCCGTCTACATCGGGGTGATCGCGGTGTTCGGCGGCGTCGCGCGGCCCACCATCGTGCTGTCGCTGCTGGCCGCGGCGCTCACCGGGGCCGCCGTCGCGGCGCTGGTCACGGCGTTCGCGGCCACCGTCGAGAGCGAGGGGGCGGCGTTCAACTCGCTGTTCCGGTTCGTCGTCGTCCCGATGACGCTGTTCTCGGGCACGTTCTTCCCCGTCGACCGGCTGCCCGAGTGGATCCGGCCGGTCGCGTGGATCTCACCGCTGTGGCACGGCACCGAGCTGGCCCGTGACGCCGCGCTCGGGATCTGGCGCCCGCTCGCCGTGCTCGGCCACGTCGCGGTGCTGGCGGCGCTGCTCGCCGTGGGCACCGCGCTGTCGGTGCGGTTCTTCCGCCGGAGGCTGGCGCTGTGA
- a CDS encoding ABC transporter permease, with amino-acid sequence MLLERSALISRRGWLVFVSGFFEPVFYLVAMGQGLGSLVGALPGPDGAPISYAAFIAPGLLAASAMNGAVFDSTFNVFFKLKYAKLYDAMLATPLGPVDIALGEIGWALIRGGLYALGFLSVMAGFGLLTSPWALLALPAALVVAFAFAAVGMAATSFMRSWQDFDLVTLAILPMFLFSTTFFPLSVYPPVLQTVVQCLPLYHAVELMRGLTTGAVHVGMLGNLAYFAVMIVLGVAVASRRLDALLLR; translated from the coding sequence ATGCTGCTGGAGCGCTCCGCGCTGATCTCGCGCCGGGGCTGGCTGGTGTTCGTCTCCGGGTTCTTCGAGCCGGTGTTCTACCTCGTCGCGATGGGCCAGGGCCTCGGCTCGCTGGTGGGCGCCCTGCCCGGGCCCGACGGCGCGCCGATCAGCTACGCCGCGTTCATCGCGCCGGGGCTGCTGGCGGCGTCGGCGATGAACGGGGCGGTGTTCGACTCCACGTTCAACGTCTTCTTCAAGCTCAAGTACGCGAAGCTCTACGACGCGATGCTCGCCACGCCGCTCGGCCCGGTCGACATCGCGCTCGGCGAGATCGGCTGGGCGCTGATCCGGGGCGGGCTCTACGCGCTGGGCTTCCTGTCGGTGATGGCCGGGTTCGGGCTGCTCACCTCGCCGTGGGCGCTGCTGGCCCTGCCCGCGGCGCTGGTCGTCGCGTTCGCGTTCGCCGCGGTGGGGATGGCGGCCACGTCGTTCATGCGGTCCTGGCAGGACTTCGACCTGGTCACCCTCGCGATCCTGCCGATGTTCCTGTTCTCCACCACGTTCTTCCCGCTCTCGGTGTACCCGCCGGTGCTGCAGACGGTGGTGCAGTGCCTGCCGCTCTACCACGCCGTCGAGCTGATGCGCGGCCTCACGACCGGGGCGGTGCACGTGGGGATGCTCGGCAACCTGGCCTACTTCGCGGTGATGATCGTGCTGGGGGTGGCGGTGGCGTCGCGGCGGTTGGACGCGCTGTTGTTGCGCTGA
- a CDS encoding ABC transporter ATP-binding protein, which translates to MGDGLVQARGLRKRFGEFEAVRGVDVDVAPGEVFGFLGPNGAGKSSTMRMIACVSPRTGGTLQVLGMDPDVDGPRIRARIGVVPQLDNLDAELTVRQNLQVYGRYFGLSKAHVRAKATELMEFAQLTDRADDPVEPLSGGMKRRLTIARALVNDPELLLLDEPTTGLDPQARHLLWERLYRLKREGVTQIITTHYMDEAEQLCDRLVVMDGGVIAAEGSPAELIDRYATRDVLELRFAPEDRPPAEAFARLADRVEELPDRLLLYAADGEHVHTEVTRAGHRPLSALVRRSTLEDVFLRLTGRTLVD; encoded by the coding sequence ATGGGGGACGGACTGGTCCAGGCCCGCGGCCTGAGGAAGCGCTTCGGGGAGTTCGAGGCCGTGCGCGGCGTCGACGTCGACGTCGCACCGGGGGAGGTGTTCGGCTTCCTCGGGCCCAACGGCGCCGGCAAGTCGTCCACGATGCGGATGATCGCGTGCGTGTCGCCGCGCACCGGCGGCACGCTGCAGGTGCTCGGCATGGACCCCGACGTCGACGGGCCGCGGATCCGCGCCCGCATCGGCGTCGTCCCGCAGCTCGACAACCTCGACGCCGAGCTCACCGTGCGGCAGAACCTGCAGGTCTACGGCCGCTACTTCGGGCTGTCGAAGGCGCACGTGCGCGCGAAGGCCACGGAGCTGATGGAGTTCGCCCAGCTCACCGACCGCGCCGACGACCCCGTCGAGCCGCTGTCGGGCGGCATGAAGCGCCGCCTCACGATCGCGCGGGCGCTGGTCAACGACCCCGAGCTGCTGCTGCTCGACGAGCCCACCACCGGGCTCGACCCGCAGGCCCGGCACCTGCTGTGGGAGCGGCTGTACCGCCTCAAGCGCGAGGGCGTCACGCAGATCATCACCACCCACTACATGGACGAGGCCGAGCAGCTGTGCGACCGGCTCGTCGTCATGGACGGCGGGGTGATCGCCGCGGAGGGGTCGCCCGCGGAGCTGATCGACCGGTACGCCACCCGCGACGTGCTGGAGCTGCGCTTCGCCCCGGAGGACCGGCCGCCTGCGGAGGCGTTCGCGCGGCTGGCCGACCGCGTCGAGGAGCTGCCCGACCGGCTGCTGCTCTACGCGGCCGACGGCGAGCACGTCCACACCGAGGTCACCCGCGCCGGGCACCGGCCGCTGTCGGCGCTGGTGCGGCGCTCCACGCTGGAGGACGTGTTCCTCCGGCTCACCGGCCGGACGCTGGTCGACTGA
- a CDS encoding alpha/beta fold hydrolase → MNERFVRVGDVELCYESLGDPEHPTVLLIMGLNLSMDWWRDDFCADLVARGFHVVRFDNRDVGRSTHVRGPGITAWEFLRRRASPVYTLGDMADDAAGLIAHVDPRGAHVVGASLGSMVAQEVAIRHPHLTRSLVSIMGRPGDGRTGKVHWTRIPDFLRPPSADPVEGMVAAFRRIGSADRSAQDDEDVRVTMRRSMSRETGDGSSRQLAACVGERDRTADLARLTMPALVLHGERDRVIVPSGGRATAAAIPGAELLEVPRMGHDLARWVWPTVLDGIERTAARAQDRTTS, encoded by the coding sequence ATGAACGAGCGATTCGTGCGGGTCGGGGACGTCGAGCTCTGCTACGAGTCCCTGGGCGACCCGGAGCACCCCACCGTCCTGCTGATCATGGGCCTGAACCTGTCGATGGACTGGTGGCGCGACGACTTCTGCGCCGATCTCGTCGCCCGCGGCTTCCACGTCGTGCGCTTCGACAACCGCGACGTCGGCCGGTCCACCCACGTCCGCGGGCCCGGCATCACCGCGTGGGAGTTCCTGCGCCGCCGCGCGAGCCCCGTCTACACGCTCGGCGACATGGCCGACGACGCCGCGGGCCTGATCGCGCACGTCGACCCGCGGGGCGCGCACGTCGTCGGGGCGTCGCTGGGCTCGATGGTGGCGCAGGAGGTGGCGATCCGGCACCCGCACCTCACCCGCTCGCTCGTCTCGATCATGGGACGGCCCGGCGACGGCCGCACCGGCAAGGTCCACTGGACCCGCATCCCCGACTTCCTGCGCCCGCCGTCGGCCGACCCGGTCGAGGGGATGGTGGCGGCGTTCCGCCGGATCGGGTCCGCCGACCGCAGCGCGCAGGACGACGAGGACGTGCGCGTGACGATGCGCCGCTCGATGTCCCGGGAGACCGGGGACGGCAGCAGCCGCCAGCTCGCCGCGTGCGTCGGCGAGCGCGACCGCACCGCCGACCTGGCCCGCCTCACGATGCCCGCGCTCGTGCTGCACGGCGAGCGCGACCGGGTCATCGTGCCCTCCGGCGGGCGCGCGACCGCCGCCGCGATCCCCGGTGCGGAGCTGCTGGAGGTGCCGCGGATGGGCCACGACCTGGCCCGCTGGGTCTGGCCGACGGTGCTGGACGGCATCGAGCGGACGGCGGCGCGCGCTCAGGACCGGACGACGTCGTAG
- a CDS encoding GNAT family N-acetyltransferase, whose amino-acid sequence MVPEPLIEVVPQAPPVAALHRLWLAVSRAGGAVAFVPDSPEQEIRAAAQHAVDEVAAGRLHLLAIREGDELTGTVFLRPGPGPRVAHRAEVVRLMVDPSRQGRGRGTALLTAAVAHARALGLEQLLLSARGGTPLPAFYAARGWTAAGVWRDALHLGPDDRRDEHWFQLRL is encoded by the coding sequence GTGGTTCCCGAACCTCTGATCGAGGTCGTCCCCCAGGCGCCGCCGGTGGCCGCGCTGCACCGCCTCTGGCTGGCGGTCAGCCGCGCCGGCGGCGCCGTCGCGTTCGTGCCCGACTCGCCGGAGCAGGAGATCCGCGCGGCCGCGCAGCACGCCGTCGACGAGGTCGCCGCCGGTCGCCTGCACCTGCTCGCGATCCGCGAGGGCGACGAGCTGACGGGCACGGTGTTCCTACGGCCCGGACCGGGTCCGCGGGTCGCGCACCGGGCGGAGGTGGTGCGGCTCATGGTCGACCCGTCCCGGCAGGGCCGCGGCCGGGGCACCGCGCTGCTGACGGCGGCCGTCGCCCACGCCCGCGCGCTCGGCCTGGAGCAGCTGCTGCTCTCCGCCCGCGGCGGGACACCCCTGCCCGCGTTCTACGCCGCGCGCGGCTGGACCGCGGCCGGTGTCTGGCGGGACGCCCTGCACCTGGGCCCGGACGACCGGCGCGACGAGCACTGGTTCCAGCTGCGCCTGTGA
- a CDS encoding maleylpyruvate isomerase family mycothiol-dependent enzyme, translated as MSRQPDPVEEWSRAQRRVIELVSPLDAEQARVRVPSCPDWTVRDLFSHMVGLGSDVVAGDEPDDHNEAWTTRQVERRRDHDIAELVAEWEATAAPLVAWMGENGPRPLGDVIIHEQDLRGALEVPGGQDSAGVAIIRDRFADRFAAALPDGASLALSGERWTWGDPASADTVLRASDFDLARALVTRRSAAQLRAWTVRGDVEPYLDAFALLGPLPAADLVV; from the coding sequence GTGAGTCGGCAGCCGGATCCCGTCGAGGAGTGGTCGCGCGCGCAGCGGCGCGTGATCGAGCTGGTGTCCCCGCTGGACGCGGAGCAGGCGCGGGTGCGCGTGCCGTCGTGTCCGGACTGGACGGTGCGCGACCTGTTCTCGCACATGGTCGGTCTCGGGTCCGACGTCGTCGCGGGCGACGAGCCGGACGACCACAACGAGGCCTGGACCACCCGCCAGGTGGAGCGGCGGCGCGACCACGACATCGCCGAGCTCGTCGCCGAGTGGGAGGCGACGGCCGCGCCGCTGGTGGCGTGGATGGGCGAGAACGGCCCCCGGCCGCTCGGCGACGTGATCATCCACGAGCAGGACCTGCGGGGCGCCCTGGAGGTGCCGGGCGGGCAGGACAGCGCCGGCGTCGCGATCATCCGCGACCGGTTCGCCGACCGCTTCGCCGCCGCACTGCCCGACGGCGCCTCGCTGGCCCTGTCCGGTGAGCGGTGGACGTGGGGCGACCCCGCCTCCGCCGACACGGTGCTGCGGGCCTCCGACTTCGACCTCGCCCGCGCCCTGGTCACCCGCCGCTCCGCCGCGCAGCTGCGTGCGTGGACGGTCCGGGGTGACGTCGAGCCCTACCTCGACGCGTTCGCGCTGCTCGGACCCCTGCCCGCGGCCGACCTGGTGGTGTGA
- a CDS encoding DM13 domain-containing protein, with amino-acid sequence MTLLRRPAVLIGLGVAAVLAVVALSVFQPWKLFVDRTVDEALPTAAAPVSVAVPAEPVAAGPVAAGPVELARGELISHEHASSGSVVVLELPDGSRVLRLEDLDTSDGPLLKVWLTDAPVIEGRAGWHVFDDGEHVDLGELKGNIGSSNYPIPAGVDLAQLTSVSIWCDRFDVSFAAAALAPVA; translated from the coding sequence GTGACCCTCCTCCGTCGTCCCGCCGTCCTGATCGGACTCGGCGTCGCCGCCGTGCTCGCCGTCGTCGCGCTGTCGGTGTTCCAGCCGTGGAAGCTGTTCGTCGACCGGACGGTGGACGAGGCGCTGCCGACGGCGGCCGCCCCCGTCTCCGTCGCGGTGCCGGCCGAGCCGGTCGCGGCCGGGCCGGTCGCGGCCGGGCCCGTCGAGCTCGCCCGCGGGGAGCTGATCAGCCACGAGCACGCGAGCTCCGGTTCGGTGGTGGTCCTGGAGCTGCCCGACGGCTCGCGCGTCCTGCGGCTGGAGGACCTCGACACCAGCGACGGCCCGCTGCTGAAGGTCTGGCTCACCGACGCCCCCGTGATCGAGGGCCGCGCCGGCTGGCACGTCTTCGACGACGGCGAGCACGTCGACCTCGGCGAGCTGAAGGGCAACATCGGCAGCTCCAACTACCCGATCCCGGCCGGCGTCGACCTCGCGCAGCTGACCAGCGTCAGCATCTGGTGCGACCGGTTCGACGTCTCCTTCGCCGCGGCGGCCCTGGCCCCGGTGGCCTGA
- a CDS encoding DUF222 domain-containing protein, with product MPTKRSAVPSEALLIERIAWLEERKAAIAAEQSDAVLAFATAHAESQTAAGEVDPEALERSIAAQIGLACRVSPTEGRRRVRIARDLHAGHARVRELFAAGRLSEYQTATIVAATTHLSPAERAEVDRELAERRVETLGVRRIHDLTRSLAAQVAPEKFTTRCRAARTGRRVSVRPAADGMADLTAHLPVEEAVACYAALAAAVNDAAVRPEPVTRGRGQILADTLVERLTGQATARDVNIEIQVLVPVEALIDPDSPLPAQIAGHGPVPVELLTTGGGRRTWRRLITRDGVVIGGDSRSRLFTGRLAALIRARDGHRCREPYCGSPIATSTTSTAGRTAAVPSSPMVAVCAHSTTWYEKRGDGKRRSRKGESSRRPQPGVRTSPISEPGREFRPAKFEQRRSSVCRCPPRPRSRPILRSKEVLRADRGARAERRPAPRPRSETSARFPRLPAAGPRQSRAVRPDHTERAGRPDLRHRRSGWRRADLGVVPWEAAVRPRPCPTQPPPRAR from the coding sequence ATGCCCACGAAGCGTTCCGCAGTGCCTTCCGAGGCGCTGCTCATCGAGCGGATCGCGTGGCTGGAGGAACGGAAGGCGGCCATCGCCGCCGAGCAGTCCGATGCCGTTCTGGCATTCGCGACAGCACACGCCGAATCGCAGACCGCGGCCGGTGAGGTCGACCCGGAGGCGCTCGAACGCAGCATTGCCGCCCAGATCGGGTTGGCCTGTCGGGTGTCGCCCACCGAGGGCCGGCGGCGGGTCCGGATCGCGCGGGACCTGCACGCCGGGCACGCCCGGGTCCGGGAGCTGTTCGCCGCGGGTCGGCTGAGCGAGTACCAGACCGCGACCATCGTGGCCGCCACCACGCACCTCTCACCCGCCGAACGGGCGGAGGTCGACCGAGAGCTGGCCGAGCGGCGGGTCGAGACCCTCGGCGTGCGCCGGATCCACGACCTCACCCGGTCCCTCGCCGCCCAGGTCGCCCCGGAGAAGTTCACCACCCGCTGCCGGGCCGCCCGCACCGGCCGCCGCGTGTCGGTCCGGCCCGCCGCGGACGGCATGGCCGATCTGACCGCCCACCTGCCCGTCGAGGAGGCCGTGGCCTGTTACGCCGCCCTCGCCGCCGCGGTGAACGACGCCGCCGTTCGGCCCGAACCGGTCACCCGGGGGCGCGGTCAGATCCTGGCCGACACCCTCGTCGAACGCCTCACCGGACAGGCCACCGCCCGGGACGTGAACATCGAGATCCAGGTGCTGGTCCCGGTCGAGGCTCTGATCGATCCGGACAGCCCGCTGCCCGCGCAGATCGCCGGCCACGGCCCCGTCCCGGTCGAGCTCCTCACCACCGGCGGTGGCCGGAGGACCTGGCGACGGCTGATCACCCGCGACGGAGTGGTGATCGGCGGGGACTCCCGCAGTCGGCTGTTCACCGGGCGGTTGGCCGCGTTGATCCGGGCCCGGGACGGCCATCGCTGCCGCGAACCGTACTGCGGCTCCCCGATCGCCACATCGACCACATCCACCGCTGGAAGGACGGCGGCCGTACCGAGTTCACCAATGGTCGCGGTCTGTGCGCATTCCACAACCTGGTACGAGAAACGCGGGGATGGAAAGCGGAGGTCACGGAAAGGGGAATCGTCACGACGACCCCAGCCGGGAGTTCGTACATCTCCGATATCGGAACCCGGGCGAGAGTTCCGGCCCGCGAAGTTCGAGCAGCGGCGCTCGTCGGTGTGTAGGTGTCCGCCGCGACCCAGATCGAGACCGATCCTGCGCTCGAAGGAAGTGCTGCGGGCGGATCGGGGTGCACGCGCAGAACGTCGGCCGGCCCCGCGGCCGAGATCGGAAACGAGCGCCCGGTTCCCGCGGCTGCCGGCCGCAGGTCCGCGGCAGAGCCGTGCGGTCCGACCGGATCACACCGAGCGAGCGGGCCGACCGGACCTCCGTCACCGCCGGTCCGGCTGGCGCCGCGCCGACCTCGGCGTCGTCCCGTGGGAGGCGGCGGTCAGGCCGCGTCCGTGTCCGACGCAGCCGCCGCCCCGGGCGCGATGA